A genomic segment from Psychrobacter arcticus 273-4 encodes:
- a CDS encoding DUF2062 domain-containing protein has product MSKGNSVPKKRLKDLLPTPEKVLESRTLKLFAPQLSDPRLWHFNRHSLNKAVYIGVLSAFFPLPGQMLLALIGALIFRANVPMALGLTWITNPLTTLPVFYTGYYIGAKILDLPMISLRTIGRMISDLSLWIISNGANPFITYKGTVSLTAFCLGLTILAIITSIVCGLGFKTIWRYKAVTSWQKRQLSSSNKPPKL; this is encoded by the coding sequence ATGAGTAAAGGCAATTCTGTGCCAAAAAAACGTCTAAAAGACCTATTACCTACCCCCGAAAAAGTGTTAGAAAGTCGCACATTAAAACTGTTTGCGCCGCAACTTTCTGACCCGCGCTTGTGGCATTTTAATCGCCATAGCTTAAATAAAGCCGTCTATATCGGTGTGCTGAGTGCCTTTTTTCCCTTGCCGGGACAGATGTTGTTGGCATTGATTGGTGCACTTATTTTTCGTGCCAATGTTCCTATGGCACTTGGTTTGACATGGATTACCAATCCGCTCACTACCCTACCTGTATTTTACACCGGTTACTATATCGGTGCCAAAATCCTCGATCTGCCGATGATTAGCTTGCGCACTATTGGCAGGATGATCTCTGACTTAAGTTTATGGATCATATCTAACGGTGCCAATCCCTTTATTACTTATAAAGGCACCGTGTCCTTAACTGCATTTTGCTTAGGTCTGACTATCTTAGCCATTATCACAAGCATCGTATGCGGCTTAGGGTTTAAAACTATCTGGCGTTATAAGGCTGTCACCAGTTGGCAAAAAAGGCAGCTTAGCTCTTCAAATAAGCCGCCCAAACTTTAA